A portion of the Adhaeribacter radiodurans genome contains these proteins:
- a CDS encoding PhzF family phenazine biosynthesis protein, with protein sequence MKGKTDYLLVFANEVEIKSITPNLNEIAKLNARGVIITAKGNEVDFVSRFFAPQSGVNEDPVTGSAHTSLTPYWAAQLRKSDLTAIQLSERKGYLQCKYLNDRVEISGKAKLYLQGEIYLK encoded by the coding sequence ATGAAAGGAAAAACGGATTATTTACTGGTATTTGCTAACGAAGTGGAAATAAAAAGTATAACTCCAAACCTAAACGAAATTGCCAAATTAAACGCCCGAGGTGTTATTATCACCGCTAAAGGCAATGAGGTTGATTTTGTGTCCCGGTTTTTTGCGCCGCAATCGGGCGTGAACGAAGACCCGGTTACAGGATCAGCGCATACTTCTTTAACACCTTACTGGGCCGCACAATTAAGAAAATCAGACTTAACCGCCATTCAATTATCAGAGCGGAAGGGATATTTACAATGTAAATATCTAAACGATCGCGTTGAAATAAGCGGTAAAGCAAAGCTATATTTACAGGGAGAAATATATCTGAAGTAA
- a CDS encoding SGNH/GDSL hydrolase family protein, whose translation MRILFIGDSITRGKLGVSYIQLIKKEFPAYELVNLGVDGDTFSNISRRLQTKIEQDSEFDYIVLQGGYNDIFLPYFREKSKLFQFALKQQLKKGLVPLETAPAFEAELRKIVKTVKQKFRGKLVVTTIGCINEFRGFVLNSKRKEYNTIIRHVAQEENIGLADCGLLFDQVLQQELQTNYFLESFWTVTVADRIISVFKNGPDWLSQKRKLKLTIDGVHLNKKGAALVKKSLLPNLSLPERKAKLVV comes from the coding sequence ATGAGAATATTATTTATTGGTGATAGCATTACCAGGGGGAAATTAGGGGTAAGTTATATTCAGCTTATAAAAAAAGAGTTTCCGGCTTATGAATTAGTAAACCTCGGGGTAGATGGCGATACGTTTTCTAATATTTCCCGGCGGCTACAAACTAAAATTGAGCAAGATTCTGAGTTTGATTACATTGTTCTGCAAGGAGGCTACAACGATATTTTTTTACCTTATTTCCGAGAAAAAAGTAAATTATTTCAATTTGCCTTAAAACAGCAACTTAAGAAAGGCTTGGTACCCTTGGAAACCGCCCCTGCTTTTGAAGCAGAATTAAGAAAAATAGTAAAAACCGTAAAGCAAAAATTCCGGGGTAAACTGGTGGTCACTACTATAGGTTGTATTAACGAATTTCGAGGTTTTGTTTTAAACTCCAAACGGAAAGAGTACAACACCATTATCCGGCATGTGGCTCAGGAAGAAAATATTGGTTTAGCTGATTGTGGATTGTTGTTTGACCAGGTTTTACAACAGGAACTACAAACCAATTATTTTCTGGAAAGTTTTTGGACCGTTACCGTTGCTGACAGAATTATTTCTGTTTTTAAAAATGGACCTGATTGGCTTAGTCAGAAACGAAAACTGAAATTAACGATAGATGGAGTTCATCTAAATAAGAAAGGAGCGGCCCTGGTTAAGAAGAGTTTATTGCCGAACTTAAGCTTACCGGAACGTAAAGCCAAATTGGTAGTTTAA